In one Vulgatibacter incomptus genomic region, the following are encoded:
- a CDS encoding HAD-IG family 5'-nucleotidase, whose translation MDPRPTPPERRIYCNRTLNLRSIRAIGYDMDYTLIHYHVEEWERRAYEHIRDRLAQEGWPVAGLRFDPTTVTRGLVIDTELGNVIKANRFGFVKRASHGTRVMDYDEQRHAYSRTIVDLAEDRWAFLNTLFNLSEGCMYAQLVDLLDKRMLPGTLGYADLYEKVRSTLDAAHMEGRLKAEILENPERFVVLDAETPLALLDQRRAGKKLLLITNSDWEYTSPIMTYAFDRFLPDGMTWRELFDVVIVSARKPDFFTAKGPLFEVATEEGLLRRAPFGLREGAAFLGGSARHVEEHLGLSGDEILYVGDHMFGDVHVTKSVLRWRTALILRELETELSAIFSFRPDERELEDLMEEKTRLEDELSDTRLALQRAEAGYGPKPAVSPSQLRERFERLREEITALDARIAPLAKASAELGNPGWGLLLRAGNDKSHLARQVERYADIYTSRVSNFLFATPFTVLRSPRGSMPHDPAGD comes from the coding sequence ATGGATCCCCGCCCGACGCCGCCCGAACGCCGCATCTACTGCAACCGAACGCTGAACCTCCGCTCGATCCGCGCGATCGGCTACGACATGGACTACACGCTCATCCACTACCACGTGGAGGAGTGGGAGCGGCGCGCCTACGAGCACATCCGGGATCGCCTCGCGCAGGAAGGCTGGCCGGTGGCGGGCCTGCGCTTCGATCCGACGACGGTCACGCGCGGCCTCGTGATCGATACCGAGCTCGGCAACGTGATCAAGGCGAACCGCTTCGGCTTCGTGAAGCGCGCCTCGCACGGCACGCGCGTCATGGACTACGACGAGCAGCGCCACGCCTACTCGCGCACGATCGTCGACCTGGCCGAAGACCGCTGGGCGTTCCTGAACACGCTCTTCAACCTCTCCGAGGGCTGCATGTACGCGCAGCTCGTCGATCTCCTCGACAAGCGCATGCTCCCCGGGACCCTCGGTTACGCGGACCTCTACGAGAAGGTCCGCTCGACCCTCGACGCGGCCCACATGGAGGGGCGGCTGAAGGCGGAGATCCTCGAGAACCCGGAGCGCTTCGTGGTGCTCGACGCCGAGACGCCTCTCGCCCTCCTGGACCAGCGGCGCGCGGGCAAGAAGCTGCTGCTGATCACGAACTCCGACTGGGAGTACACCTCGCCGATCATGACCTACGCCTTCGATCGCTTCCTCCCGGACGGCATGACCTGGAGGGAGCTCTTCGACGTGGTGATCGTCTCAGCCCGCAAGCCCGACTTCTTCACGGCGAAGGGACCTCTCTTCGAGGTGGCAACGGAGGAGGGCCTCCTGCGCCGTGCGCCCTTCGGGCTCCGCGAGGGCGCGGCCTTCCTGGGCGGGAGCGCCCGCCACGTAGAGGAGCACCTGGGCCTGTCGGGCGACGAGATCCTCTACGTGGGCGATCACATGTTCGGCGACGTCCACGTGACCAAGAGCGTGCTCCGCTGGCGCACCGCGCTGATCCTCCGCGAGCTGGAGACGGAGCTCTCGGCGATCTTCTCGTTCCGCCCCGACGAGAGGGAGCTCGAGGACCTGATGGAGGAGAAGACCCGCCTCGAGGACGAGCTCTCCGACACGCGCCTGGCACTCCAGCGAGCCGAAGCGGGCTATGGCCCGAAGCCCGCCGTCTCGCCATCCCAGCTCCGCGAGCGGTTCGAGCGCCTCCGCGAGGAGATCACGGCCCTCGACGCCCGAATCGCACCCCTTGCCAAGGCCTCTGCCGAGCTCGGAAACCCCGGCTGGGGCCTCCTCCTCCGCGCAGGCAACGACAAGAGCCACCTCGCACGCCAGGTGGAACGGTACGCGGACATCTACACCTCACGCGTCTCGAACTTCCTCTTCGCCACGCCCTTCACCGTGCTGCGATCGCCGCGCGGGAGCATGCCCCACGATCCCGCCGGCGACTGA
- a CDS encoding PEGA domain-containing protein, translating into MFASVLTALLVASAALAPAEEASSPTEVAPVPVEAVVPEDAAPGAAASLSSEAVPPPAEAVTEKTLWLVRSTYPGQELLVPRVEEAIARLVVGGDGQRELVGSQALPAGPKSGDAAFACAFGERGCVETMGSLAEGAGASRIVLVEVGQDWAGYRCRIASFHAGSTEIATAELESVSLDKALVGAILRVVPVAATLDLRSDPSGAAVLVDGEKVGVTPLSMQVFPGERTVRLELATYEAYETRQTVSANSRVALAPTLAMLPGRLRVVSAGATILVDDVEAGTDEVEVGAAAGRHSVRLVRDDFVPYETRVEVKPGELARVDHALEPTSWGSVTQAMSAAQEDIYSRRVYLTVVYDNARLTGGRFAAQSVHALQTKLDGLQSPSPSGAYVHSLGLEFGAAWRYFGMLWIGGSYFQSANPWTMTLTNGDADSFDGTVMGGTLRLLQPQLRVAIWRVVLGVRGGVLGRLGEVKGAHEDTYFAFVDFAGELQGSLRVHLVEGLYLEGGYGRTWTIVGSIDGTQELRGGVGYAF; encoded by the coding sequence ATGTTCGCATCCGTGCTGACCGCGCTCCTGGTTGCCTCCGCTGCGCTCGCGCCCGCGGAGGAGGCTTCGTCGCCCACGGAGGTCGCCCCGGTTCCCGTGGAGGCGGTCGTCCCCGAGGATGCGGCGCCGGGAGCGGCGGCCTCGCTGTCCTCGGAAGCGGTCCCGCCGCCAGCGGAGGCCGTCACCGAGAAGACCCTGTGGCTGGTTCGCTCCACCTATCCGGGGCAGGAACTCCTCGTCCCGCGTGTCGAAGAGGCCATCGCCAGGCTCGTCGTCGGAGGGGATGGACAGAGGGAGCTGGTCGGAAGCCAGGCGCTCCCCGCCGGGCCGAAGAGCGGAGACGCGGCCTTCGCCTGCGCCTTCGGCGAGCGCGGCTGCGTCGAGACGATGGGCTCGCTCGCAGAGGGCGCCGGGGCCTCCCGCATCGTCTTGGTCGAGGTGGGGCAGGACTGGGCCGGCTATCGCTGCAGGATCGCGAGCTTCCACGCAGGGAGCACCGAGATCGCCACTGCCGAGCTCGAGAGCGTGAGCCTCGACAAGGCGCTCGTCGGCGCCATCCTCCGCGTGGTTCCCGTCGCCGCCACCCTAGACCTCCGATCGGATCCTTCCGGCGCCGCCGTGCTGGTCGACGGCGAGAAGGTCGGAGTGACCCCGCTCTCCATGCAGGTCTTCCCGGGCGAGCGGACCGTTCGCCTTGAGCTCGCAACCTACGAGGCCTACGAGACCCGGCAGACGGTCTCCGCCAACAGCAGGGTCGCGCTCGCGCCGACCCTCGCCATGCTCCCGGGCCGGCTCCGCGTGGTCTCTGCCGGCGCCACGATCCTCGTCGACGACGTCGAGGCGGGAACGGACGAGGTGGAGGTCGGCGCCGCTGCCGGAAGGCACAGCGTCCGCCTGGTCCGCGACGACTTCGTGCCGTACGAGACCCGGGTGGAGGTGAAGCCCGGCGAGCTGGCGCGCGTGGATCACGCGCTCGAGCCCACCTCCTGGGGTTCGGTCACCCAGGCCATGTCCGCCGCACAGGAGGACATCTACTCGCGCAGGGTCTACCTCACCGTCGTCTACGATAACGCGCGCCTCACCGGTGGAAGGTTCGCGGCGCAGTCGGTGCACGCCCTGCAAACGAAGCTCGACGGCCTCCAGAGCCCCTCTCCCTCCGGCGCTTACGTGCACTCCCTGGGCCTCGAGTTCGGCGCCGCCTGGCGCTACTTCGGGATGCTCTGGATCGGAGGCTCGTATTTCCAGTCTGCCAATCCGTGGACGATGACCCTGACCAACGGTGATGCCGACAGCTTCGACGGCACGGTCATGGGCGGCACCCTGCGGCTCCTGCAGCCCCAGCTCCGGGTCGCCATCTGGCGCGTGGTGCTCGGCGTGCGCGGCGGCGTCTTGGGCCGGCTCGGCGAGGTGAAGGGCGCCCACGAGGACACCTACTTCGCGTTCGTGGACTTCGCAGGGGAGCTGCAGGGCTCGCTGCGGGTCCACCTGGTGGAGGGGCTCTACCTCGAGGGCGGCTACGGGCGCACCTGGACGATCGTCGGCAGCATCGACGGAACGCAGGAGCTTCGCGGCGGCGTCGGCTACGCGTTCTGA
- a CDS encoding class I SAM-dependent methyltransferase gives MNKLCAERLGRVDGSSQFPRHLDRLLRPAMRVVDLGGGKHPAISPEQKQRLGLHVVGVDISSRELEQAPAGAYDEAVEADASSFVRPGSADLVLAQALTEHVKDTRAMWRSIYATLVPGGRTLHFIPNGRALFARLNRLLPEEAKRFLLYRIYPESVQYLGFPAFYDRCSPGETRRVLREVGFRQVRIQPYYSSNYFAFLLPAHLANVSLQLLAQAAEDEDRCQSFVVEAMK, from the coding sequence GTGAACAAGCTCTGCGCGGAGCGCCTGGGCCGGGTGGACGGGAGCAGCCAGTTTCCGCGCCACCTGGACAGGCTGCTCCGGCCGGCCATGCGCGTCGTCGACCTGGGGGGCGGAAAGCACCCGGCGATCAGCCCCGAGCAGAAGCAGCGGCTGGGCCTCCATGTGGTCGGCGTGGACATCTCCTCCCGCGAGCTCGAGCAGGCCCCGGCGGGGGCGTACGACGAGGCCGTCGAGGCGGACGCTTCGTCCTTCGTGCGGCCCGGCTCCGCGGACCTGGTCCTGGCCCAGGCTCTCACCGAGCACGTAAAGGACACGCGCGCGATGTGGCGCAGCATCTACGCCACGCTCGTCCCCGGCGGACGGACCCTCCATTTCATCCCGAATGGCCGCGCCCTCTTCGCCAGGCTGAACCGGCTCCTGCCCGAGGAGGCCAAGCGCTTCCTGCTGTACCGCATCTACCCGGAGTCGGTGCAGTACCTCGGCTTCCCTGCCTTCTACGATCGCTGCTCGCCCGGCGAGACGAGGCGCGTGCTGCGGGAGGTCGGCTTCCGGCAGGTGCGGATCCAGCCCTACTACAGCTCGAACTACTTCGCGTTCCTGCTCCCGGCGCACCTGGCGAACGTCTCCCTCCAGCTCCTCGCCCAGGCGGCGGAGGACGAGGATCGCTGCCAGAGCTTCGTCGTCGAGGCGATGAAGTAG
- a CDS encoding phosphoenolpyruvate carboxylase, which translates to MLLQARRGGVTAADARAAIASLQVTLTLTAHPTQASRHTVLEKLDRIADELEDRDRCALLPDEEAASWERIREEVTALWQTDEVRRERPTVGDEVKNVLWYAEGVLWKLLPALPEALAHAFERAYGEPLGMEPSPLRLHSWVGGDMDGNPMVTPDVVEDAIAVHQGRALRLLLEGVRRLGSSLSQSTRYVDPPEALLASIASDAAAMPGVAERLRPRTEGEPWRRKLRFMEARLEASLARVEARRSSGERTQASHSIVLGASGIAPAPIAPAGDGAFAHAYRRSEELEADLEVIASSLAACQGANAGERRVKRLLAQARAVGFHLLELELRALSSDVKDAAAWLRGTGGRTDAAERFLSALWKVAAAQESAGERSCRTLILSMTHGAKDLLEALYCAKESGLWDPTRECARLDIVPLFETLDALDAAPGILRELFANPVYRHHVACRGQQEVMIGYSDSGKEVGLLAAAAALYRAQGALPAVAAEAQIPLRVFHGRGESVARGGGPAQQAILALPPGSVGGRYKATEQGEALDHKYARPQLAMRTLELIVGGALLHTLGAQERPSPDDERRYVEAFEELAAEGRRCYRALVYDEPRFVEFFHAATPIEEIARLPIGSRPSKRSAGGLEALRAIPWVFSWTQNRSILPGWYGVGSALEAFGRRPGGLELLREMYAGWPYFRTVVGNVEMVLAKSDLAIAERYAALATAEARAAVWPKIDAEHRRTRRWVKRITESERILDGNPPLQRSIALRNPYVDPMSFLQVELLRRKREGMEGCQRPLLLTIDGIAAGLRNTG; encoded by the coding sequence GTGCTCCTCCAGGCCCGGCGCGGCGGGGTCACGGCGGCGGACGCCCGGGCTGCGATCGCGTCGCTCCAGGTGACGCTGACCCTCACGGCGCACCCCACGCAGGCCTCCCGCCACACCGTCCTCGAGAAGCTCGATCGGATCGCCGACGAGCTCGAGGACCGCGATCGCTGCGCGCTGCTCCCGGACGAGGAGGCGGCCTCCTGGGAGCGGATCCGCGAGGAGGTCACGGCCCTCTGGCAGACCGACGAGGTGCGGCGCGAGCGTCCCACGGTCGGTGACGAAGTGAAGAACGTCCTCTGGTACGCAGAGGGCGTCCTCTGGAAGCTGCTCCCGGCCCTGCCGGAGGCGCTGGCCCATGCGTTCGAGCGCGCCTATGGCGAGCCCCTCGGAATGGAGCCCTCGCCGCTGCGCCTCCACTCGTGGGTGGGCGGCGACATGGACGGAAACCCGATGGTCACGCCGGACGTGGTGGAGGACGCGATCGCGGTCCACCAGGGCCGAGCCCTGCGCCTCCTCCTCGAGGGCGTGCGCCGCCTGGGCAGCTCGCTCTCGCAGTCCACGCGCTACGTGGATCCTCCCGAGGCGCTCCTGGCCTCGATCGCATCGGATGCCGCGGCGATGCCGGGGGTCGCCGAGCGGCTCCGGCCGCGCACCGAGGGTGAGCCCTGGCGGCGCAAGCTCCGCTTCATGGAGGCCCGCCTCGAGGCCTCCCTCGCCCGCGTGGAGGCCCGGAGGTCGTCCGGGGAGCGGACGCAGGCATCCCACTCGATCGTCCTGGGCGCTTCCGGAATCGCGCCCGCCCCGATCGCGCCGGCGGGAGACGGGGCCTTCGCCCACGCCTATCGGAGGTCGGAGGAGCTGGAGGCGGACCTGGAGGTGATCGCTTCGTCCCTCGCGGCATGCCAGGGCGCCAACGCCGGGGAGCGTCGGGTGAAGCGGCTGCTCGCGCAGGCGCGGGCGGTGGGCTTCCACCTCCTCGAGCTCGAGCTCCGGGCCCTGAGCTCGGACGTCAAGGACGCCGCCGCCTGGCTCCGCGGGACGGGCGGCAGAACGGACGCCGCCGAGCGCTTCCTCTCCGCGCTGTGGAAGGTCGCGGCGGCCCAGGAGAGCGCTGGCGAGAGGTCTTGCCGAACCCTGATCCTCTCGATGACCCACGGCGCGAAGGACCTGCTCGAGGCGCTCTATTGCGCGAAGGAGTCCGGCCTCTGGGATCCCACCCGAGAGTGTGCGCGGCTGGACATCGTGCCGCTCTTCGAGACCCTCGATGCCCTGGACGCCGCGCCAGGGATCCTGCGGGAGCTCTTCGCCAATCCCGTCTACCGCCACCACGTCGCCTGCCGCGGCCAGCAGGAGGTGATGATCGGCTACAGCGATTCGGGGAAGGAGGTGGGCCTCCTCGCCGCTGCCGCCGCGCTCTATCGGGCGCAGGGGGCGCTTCCGGCGGTGGCCGCCGAGGCCCAGATCCCCCTGCGGGTCTTCCACGGCCGGGGCGAGTCGGTGGCGCGGGGAGGCGGACCGGCCCAGCAGGCCATCCTCGCGCTGCCGCCCGGGAGTGTCGGCGGCCGCTACAAGGCCACCGAGCAGGGCGAGGCCCTCGACCACAAATATGCGCGGCCGCAGCTCGCCATGCGCACGCTCGAGCTCATCGTCGGCGGCGCCCTGCTCCACACGCTCGGCGCACAGGAACGGCCGTCTCCTGACGACGAACGCCGCTACGTCGAGGCCTTCGAGGAGCTCGCAGCGGAGGGGAGGCGGTGCTACCGCGCGCTGGTGTACGACGAGCCGCGCTTCGTCGAGTTCTTCCACGCGGCCACGCCGATCGAAGAGATCGCCCGGCTCCCGATCGGCTCGCGGCCGTCGAAGCGTAGCGCCGGCGGTCTCGAGGCGCTGCGCGCGATCCCCTGGGTCTTCTCGTGGACGCAGAACCGCTCGATCCTGCCGGGCTGGTACGGCGTCGGCTCCGCGCTGGAGGCCTTCGGCCGCAGGCCCGGCGGCCTCGAGCTCCTCCGTGAGATGTACGCGGGATGGCCGTATTTCCGCACGGTGGTCGGCAACGTGGAGATGGTGCTCGCCAAGAGCGACCTGGCGATCGCTGAGCGCTACGCCGCCCTCGCGACGGCGGAGGCGCGGGCGGCGGTCTGGCCGAAGATCGACGCGGAGCACCGGCGGACCCGGCGGTGGGTGAAACGGATCACGGAGAGCGAGAGGATCCTCGACGGGAATCCGCCGCTGCAGCGCTCGATCGCGCTTCGCAATCCCTATGTGGATCCGATGTCCTTCCTCCAGGTGGAGCTCCTGCGGCGAAAGCGGGAGGGGATGGAGGGCTGCCAGCGGCCGCTCCTCCTGACGATCGACGGGATCGCCGCCGGGCTGCGCAACACCGGCTGA
- a CDS encoding phosphoenolpyruvate carboxylase → MRTLGRLLGEVLAEQEGRQTLDLEEKVRGLAIARRRGPRADRADAGRQLAALLEELPITQARDMIRAFGTYFELVNLAEQHHRIRRGRAHAADVDAPPSGAPSPRCSSRPGAAGSRRRTPGLRSRRSR, encoded by the coding sequence GTGCGGACCTTGGGCCGGCTCCTGGGCGAGGTGCTGGCGGAGCAGGAGGGGCGGCAGACGCTGGATCTCGAGGAGAAGGTACGGGGCCTCGCGATCGCCCGCCGGCGGGGCCCGAGGGCCGATCGAGCCGACGCGGGCCGCCAGCTCGCCGCGCTCCTCGAGGAGCTCCCGATCACCCAGGCGCGGGACATGATCCGCGCCTTCGGGACCTATTTCGAGCTCGTGAACCTCGCCGAACAGCACCACCGGATCCGGAGGGGGAGAGCGCATGCGGCGGACGTCGACGCTCCCCCCAGCGGGGCTCCCTCTCCGCGGTGCTCCTCCAGGCCCGGCGCGGCGGGGTCACGGCGGCGGACGCCCGGGCTGCGATCGCGTCGCTCCAGGTGA
- a CDS encoding glycoside hydrolase family 15 protein — MAARANIQDYGIIGDCRSAALISREGSLDWLCWPRFDGPSLFAAILDHEKGGRFRIRPSTRHVSTRRYLPGTNVLETRFETSHGTLVLTDLMPVATEAEKKRLVSPEHEVLRVARCEEGEVELEVEYDPRPDFGRKPAKLRFHERLGVSCAVGRHGQLLLRSQVPLHPHGGGARGSARLAAGQEVVFRLCFATDAPAVFPPFDDAADALNRTLSYWQGWNHCVGYDGPYREAVVRSALTLCLLIYAPSGAIVASPTTSLPEELGGDKNWDYRYCWLRDASFTVRALFGLGYADEAEAFVSWLLHTTKLTRPRLRVLYDVYGEVPPPEHEVPLAGFRGSRPVRLGNAAEGQLQLDVYGEVIDAAAQYIHQGGTFDRETARMLIQFGHYVCDNWQLPDEGIWEVRSGRYPHVHSRVLCWTALDRLLELHIKGHLGRAPEERFRKVRAEIRANVEEKGWNERIQSYVQVEGSAHVDAALLLLPWYGFEKASTTRMRKTFARIRKELHANGSLLYRYATHGGTTEGAFGICSFWAAEFLARGGGTVAEAQAAFDGLLCYGNDLGLFSEEVDPATGHALGNFPQGFTHVGLINAALAIRDRMEGQVRVEHHVLPHRNERAARR; from the coding sequence GTGGCGGCCCGAGCGAACATCCAGGACTACGGGATCATCGGAGACTGCCGCTCGGCCGCGCTGATCTCGCGCGAGGGCTCGCTCGACTGGCTATGCTGGCCGAGGTTCGACGGCCCTTCGCTCTTCGCGGCGATCCTCGACCACGAGAAGGGCGGCCGCTTCCGGATCCGCCCGTCGACCCGGCACGTCTCCACCCGCCGGTACCTCCCGGGCACGAATGTCCTCGAGACCCGCTTCGAGACCTCCCACGGGACCCTGGTCCTCACGGACCTGATGCCGGTGGCCACCGAGGCCGAGAAGAAGCGGCTGGTGTCTCCCGAGCACGAGGTCCTGCGGGTGGCCAGGTGCGAGGAAGGCGAGGTCGAGCTCGAGGTCGAATACGATCCCCGGCCGGACTTCGGCCGGAAGCCCGCGAAGCTGCGCTTTCACGAGCGCCTCGGCGTGTCGTGCGCCGTGGGCCGGCACGGGCAGCTCCTCCTGCGGAGCCAGGTTCCGCTGCACCCCCATGGCGGCGGAGCGCGCGGAAGCGCCCGACTCGCCGCGGGGCAGGAGGTCGTCTTCCGGCTCTGCTTCGCGACGGATGCGCCCGCCGTCTTTCCGCCGTTCGACGATGCCGCCGACGCGCTCAACCGGACCCTCTCCTACTGGCAGGGGTGGAACCATTGTGTGGGCTACGACGGACCGTACCGGGAGGCCGTCGTCCGCAGCGCCCTCACCCTCTGCCTGCTGATCTACGCGCCTTCCGGCGCGATCGTGGCCTCGCCGACGACGTCGCTCCCCGAGGAGCTCGGCGGCGACAAGAACTGGGACTACCGCTACTGCTGGTTGCGCGACGCCTCGTTCACCGTGCGTGCCCTCTTCGGCCTGGGGTACGCCGACGAGGCCGAGGCCTTCGTGAGCTGGCTGCTCCACACCACGAAGCTGACGCGGCCGCGTCTTCGGGTGCTCTACGACGTCTATGGCGAGGTGCCACCGCCCGAGCACGAGGTCCCGCTGGCCGGCTTTCGCGGCTCGAGGCCGGTGCGGCTGGGCAACGCGGCCGAGGGACAGCTCCAGCTCGACGTCTACGGCGAGGTGATCGACGCCGCCGCCCAGTACATCCACCAGGGCGGCACCTTCGACCGTGAGACCGCCCGGATGCTCATCCAGTTCGGCCACTACGTCTGCGACAACTGGCAGCTGCCGGACGAAGGGATCTGGGAGGTCCGCTCCGGCCGATACCCCCACGTGCACTCGCGGGTGCTCTGCTGGACTGCCCTCGATCGCCTCCTGGAGCTGCACATCAAGGGCCACCTCGGCCGGGCGCCCGAGGAGCGGTTCCGAAAGGTCCGCGCCGAGATCCGCGCGAACGTGGAGGAGAAGGGCTGGAACGAGCGGATCCAGAGCTACGTGCAGGTCGAGGGCAGCGCCCATGTGGACGCCGCGCTCCTCCTGCTCCCCTGGTACGGCTTCGAGAAGGCCTCCACGACGCGCATGCGAAAGACCTTCGCCCGGATCCGGAAGGAGCTCCACGCCAACGGCAGCCTCCTCTATCGCTACGCCACCCACGGCGGGACCACCGAGGGCGCCTTCGGGATCTGCAGCTTCTGGGCGGCGGAGTTCCTCGCCCGCGGCGGGGGCACCGTCGCCGAGGCGCAAGCGGCCTTCGACGGCCTCCTCTGCTACGGGAACGACCTCGGCTTGTTCTCTGAAGAGGTGGATCCCGCTACCGGCCACGCGCTGGGCAACTTTCCCCAGGGCTTCACCCACGTGGGGCTGATCAACGCCGCCCTCGCGATCCGCGACCGGATGGAGGGACAGGTCCGCGTCGAGCACCACGTGCTCCCCCACCGCAACGAAAGGGCGGCCCGCCGATGA
- a CDS encoding potassium transporter Kup: MCPAVVSSPMQNMGASGPDGAPSLEIGAPVTHAASRVDARHDKNLPLAIGALGVVFGDIGTSPLYTMKEAIFGLHGVPATHANVLGILSLVFWALTLVVAFKYIGFVMKADNRGEGGIFALLALLPPVRGKHGGTLVVAALLGAALLYGDGIITPAISVLSAIEGLEVATTALRPAVVPLTVVILLFLFGFQKRGTERIGRLFGPVMAGWFLVLAALGVRGILMHPGVLEAVNPSYAVAFFAHNHFHGFLVLGAVVLCLTGSEALYADLGHFGRRPIRLAWFVLAFPALLLNYAGQGAILLAEPQVENPFFALVPRMLLYPVVAIATLATVIASQALISGAFSLTRQAVQLGYLPRVHIVHTSGETEGQIYIPWVNTALMVACIALVIGFKKSSELAAAYGVAVTANMIITTLLFLEVARLTWKWPMWKTLPLVSIFFVVDFAFFSANLLKVAEGGWLPLAVAVGLVTIMLTWRDGRAELRREVAARTLPLELFLDDVHRREPRRVPGTAVFLSANPVGTPPAMLHHFKHNQTLHEQVVILSVVVSDYVPFVPKGELVHVEELGEGFFRVEARYGFMQTPNVPAVLRKAWRQGLTTDPATTSFVLGRETLLTTGKGRMSRWRKGLFRYLSRNAEPATAYFGLPPGRVIELGMQVEL, translated from the coding sequence ATGTGCCCGGCCGTGGTTTCGTCACCTATGCAGAACATGGGCGCCTCGGGTCCCGACGGCGCTCCCTCCCTTGAGATCGGAGCGCCCGTGACGCACGCTGCGTCACGAGTGGACGCCCGGCACGACAAGAACCTCCCTCTCGCGATAGGCGCGCTCGGCGTCGTCTTCGGCGACATCGGGACGAGCCCGCTCTACACGATGAAGGAGGCCATCTTCGGCCTCCACGGCGTGCCGGCGACCCACGCGAACGTGCTGGGGATCCTCTCGCTCGTCTTCTGGGCGCTGACCCTCGTCGTGGCCTTCAAGTACATCGGCTTCGTCATGAAGGCCGACAACCGGGGCGAGGGCGGGATCTTCGCGCTGCTGGCGCTCCTCCCTCCCGTCCGCGGCAAGCACGGCGGCACCCTCGTGGTGGCGGCGCTCCTGGGCGCCGCGCTCCTCTACGGCGACGGGATCATCACCCCGGCGATCTCGGTGCTCTCGGCGATCGAGGGGCTGGAGGTGGCGACGACGGCGCTCCGCCCGGCGGTCGTGCCGCTCACGGTCGTGATCCTCCTCTTCCTCTTCGGCTTCCAGAAGCGCGGCACCGAGCGGATCGGCAGGCTCTTCGGGCCGGTGATGGCGGGGTGGTTCCTGGTGCTGGCCGCGCTGGGCGTGAGGGGGATCCTCATGCATCCGGGGGTGCTCGAGGCGGTCAACCCGTCCTACGCCGTCGCGTTCTTCGCCCACAACCACTTCCATGGCTTCCTGGTCCTCGGCGCGGTCGTCCTCTGCCTCACGGGCTCCGAGGCGCTCTACGCCGATCTCGGCCACTTCGGGCGGCGGCCGATCCGCCTAGCGTGGTTCGTCCTGGCGTTCCCGGCGCTCCTCCTCAACTACGCGGGGCAGGGCGCGATCCTGCTGGCGGAGCCGCAGGTGGAGAACCCGTTCTTCGCGCTCGTGCCGCGGATGCTGCTCTACCCCGTGGTCGCCATCGCGACGCTGGCCACGGTGATCGCCTCGCAGGCGCTGATCTCGGGGGCGTTCTCCCTGACCCGGCAGGCGGTCCAGCTCGGCTACCTCCCGCGGGTGCACATCGTCCATACGTCGGGTGAGACCGAGGGCCAGATCTACATCCCCTGGGTGAACACGGCGCTGATGGTGGCCTGCATCGCCCTGGTGATCGGCTTCAAGAAGTCGAGCGAGCTGGCGGCGGCCTACGGCGTGGCGGTGACGGCCAACATGATCATCACCACGCTGCTCTTCCTGGAGGTGGCGCGGCTGACGTGGAAGTGGCCGATGTGGAAGACCCTCCCGCTGGTCTCCATCTTCTTCGTCGTCGACTTCGCCTTCTTCTCGGCCAACCTCCTCAAGGTCGCCGAGGGAGGCTGGCTCCCCCTCGCCGTGGCGGTGGGCCTGGTCACGATCATGCTCACCTGGAGGGACGGCCGCGCGGAGCTGAGGCGCGAGGTCGCGGCGAGGACGCTGCCCCTCGAGCTCTTCCTCGACGACGTGCATCGTCGGGAGCCCCGGCGGGTCCCCGGGACCGCGGTCTTCCTCTCGGCGAACCCCGTCGGCACGCCGCCGGCGATGCTCCACCACTTCAAGCACAACCAGACCCTCCACGAGCAGGTCGTGATCCTCTCGGTGGTGGTGAGCGACTACGTGCCCTTCGTACCCAAGGGGGAGCTCGTGCACGTGGAGGAGCTCGGCGAGGGCTTCTTCCGGGTCGAGGCCCGCTACGGCTTCATGCAGACGCCCAACGTCCCGGCGGTGCTCCGCAAGGCGTGGCGGCAGGGTCTCACCACCGATCCGGCCACGACGAGCTTCGTGCTCGGCCGCGAGACCCTGCTCACTACGGGCAAGGGCCGGATGTCGCGCTGGCGGAAGGGCCTCTTCCGCTACCTGTCGCGAAACGCGGAGCCCGCCACCGCCTACTTCGGGCTCCCGCCCGGGCGGGTGATCGAGCTGGGCATGCAGGTGGAGCTCTGA